Within Suricata suricatta isolate VVHF042 chromosome 12, meerkat_22Aug2017_6uvM2_HiC, whole genome shotgun sequence, the genomic segment TCAGTGAACTTGTCTGTGACTGGGTCGAGCAAATCCAAAGTTGGGGGCCAGGGCAGAGGGCggcagagacacaaagagacaaagcataagaCTCCTGACTGCTTACTCCATGAGTCGAGCCAGAGCAGTGAGGTGTCCGGTGTCCACCCAGGACCTGGGTCACCTGTGTCCCCAGTGATGGGTTGAAGGAGATGGTCAGAGAAAGGCTTCACTCATCTTGATGTTAACACATCTAGTGAACTCATGGTTTTTCCCCTCCCAAGCCCACTTGTAGTAAACACTGCTTCTGTCCACTTGGACCCTCTCACATTCCTTTTATCCCAAGGAATGAATCTGAGACTCTTCTTCGAGGGTCCTCCCAGTTACCTGACCTGAAAATGCCTGGAGCCTTAGATTGCTGTATGGCCTTCAGCCATGACTGACCATCAAAGGGTATTAAAGCCCACGTCTCCTGCTGTGTGCTGGGACAGTGCGGAGGTGTAACTCATCCTTCTGAGTTCTCCTGAAGCATTAGGCATTTCCCTGAGATCATTCCTCACTCAGCTTCCCCCATCTCCCCTGTGAGGTTCTCCTGGTGAGTTAATTACACAGAAATCCTTATCCCATGGTCTACTTCAACAAATAGATTCCCGGACAGCCAGTCAGCGACACCCTCCCATCCATGAACAGATCCTGCTGGTTCTGCCTTACAACAAAGTCCAAATCTCACCTAGTCTTACCACTACACTGCCCACAGTGGTCCAGGCATGGCCACCTCTCACCAGGATGCCAAATTCAGCTCCttcctggtctccctgcttccgcTCTGCCAACAGTCCAATTTCCAAACAACTGATGGACTGAGCTCCTAATGAACATATCAGGTATGTCCCTCCCTTATTTGAACCCCCCCCTCCATGGCTCCCATCAGACAGAGCATAAAATCCACCTACCTTACTATGGCCCAGAAGGCTGTGTATGTTCTGCCTGCTGTTTACTTCCCTGCCTTCCTCACCCTCCACCCAAGGCACAGTGCCCTCCTGCCTGTTCCTTGGGCCCTCCCAGTTCTGTTCAAAAGAATTTTCTGAGATGATAGAAAAGTTCTATAATCTATAGTGTCCAATAATGTAGCCACATAGGCTGGCTACTGAGTACCTGAAATGTGTCTAATTTGACTTacaaattggattttatttttttatttaaattttaattccagtagcgttaacatacagtgttacactagtttcaagtgtataatatagtAATTTAATAATTCTacacattgctcagtgctcaccatatgaactttaaattttacctaattttaatttaaatacctATAAATACTGTGACCAGTAGGTGCAGTACTGCAGCACAGCTCTGAACACTTTGCCACCTCAGTGCCTTTGAACCTGTTGTTCTGCAACTGACCCCCTTCTGCCCCCGTGGGCTTCTCTTCATCCCTCatgtctcagctcaaatgtcacctcctggACAAGGCCTTCCCTGATCACCAAGCTCAATCAGATGTCACTTCTACCTCATTCTGAACCTCAGAATCTTGTTCATTTCTCTTACAAATTCTCATTCTTTATTAggttacatttttacaaaaactgaagcaaaaaCCACCTTAAAGCTTGGATTCTTGAGTGAAGAGGCTTCTGGGAGCCTCAGCTGTAAAAATGGAATGAGAATAGTACCCACTTCACGGTTTGCTATAGAGACGGAGCCCGTGCTATGCCCAGTGGAGTGGAGTTGGCAAGAGAGAGAACTCTGGTGTGTCTGGGAGTCAAGAGAGACTGTGCATGAAGTCTGGCTAGTGTCAGTCTGTATAGCTCACTGAAATGCCCTCAGTGGGGAAGGGCGCATCCTGTCACCTCCAAACTGAACATACTCTTACCCTCTCAGTccttctcatttggaaaatgagcATAACAGCTTACCCTTCAGTGCTGCTGCAAAAAAGATGGAATGGACTATACTTGTGCCTTCTAAataagaggggctcctgggtggctcagtcagttaaataaccaactcttgatttcagctcagggcatgatctcacagttcctgagttcagcccagcactgggctctgcgctaacaacgggaagccttcttgggatcctctctccctctctctgcccctctccctcttgtgctcttactctctttctcaaaaacaataataactaGAAATAACATGGGTAATAACAATAACCTTTATGATTTCAAAAGTTTGCGGCATTTGGTAATTTGTAACCATGTGACTTACAAATATTTGATGTTAACGTAAACCTAAACAAATGCGTAAATATATGTGGAAATAATACCCACAGAGATTGCCAGGTCGCAGGCGGTCTTTCAATGCGTTATAAACAGCAGGTCACTGAATTCTCATAACAAACTATGGAGGGCGGGGAGAGACTATCACACTCCCCATTTTAAGGATGACAAAATCGGGGCACGGAGACTTTCTAAAGGTTTTTAAACTAGTCGGCGGCCGAACCAATGTTAGTTCAATTACTTCCCCCGTATGCTCCTTCCAGGTCTTTGCCCCCTCTTGCCCTCTGTCAGGTCACCCTTCTGTCCAGCCCGGGGCTCCGTACAACCTTTCTTTCCCTTGAGTTGCATCTCCTGTTCTTCCATAGCGACCGCGTACCGATTCCGAGGACCGGAAGCGGAAGTCCGACTGTGGGAAGGCTTCTTAAACCTTCCCCTACGAAACCAGATGCCGTGATGCTCCTGTTCCGGTGCCAATtggccttccctccccactccttcGTGTACCCAGACTGGAGAGGAGCTATGAGTGAGAGACTGGGGAAGGAGGCACACCGGGAGACGGGTGAGGAAGGGGCGGAGACCCCCAGAAGCTCCAGGAGGGACACTCAAGCAGGAAGGGGCAAGAGCACCCTCCCTTTACGAACTCCCTTTTCCGGGAGCAGACGAATTAGGGAAACGCTCCAAACATTGTCCACTTCGGGCCACAAAACGGCTTCTTTGTACCCTCCTGCTGTCATCAGATTCTTGCACATGCTCACACGCCCCCAGCACCGCAAAGAAGACATTGTTATGAACGGGGGCGACAGTAGTGTTGCCCCTTTAAATCTCGGACACGCCGACTTCTCCCCGCCCACCGCCTACAGACCGGAGAAAGCCCGGCCCGTCCGGCAGCTACTGGAGCCTAGCGGCTCCCTCTGGAAAACCTTGTGGGCGGAGCTGGGACGTAGTGACGCAGGACAGTCTCAATGAAATCCTCAGAGCCCTCTGAGGCTCCACCCATCCCTTCAGACCCTGTTGGGCTCTCTTCGAAGCTGCCGGGACTAAAACGCGCAGGCGCAACAGCTTTGCTCCGGCCCCAGTGGAAACCACGCCCCTCCTCAAGTCTTAAAGGGCCAGTAGCAACTTCTATTGCGTTCGCCTTTCGGCACTTTTGGGGAGGCAGGGTGCGCAGGCGCAGTGGGGTGCTTTGAGGTGGGGGTAGCGGTCGCGTATCAAGTTGCTTTCTGTCCCGGCAGAAGAAACGAGGGCGCTCAGGATCCAGATACCAGCTTGTTCCCTCCTATATCAATTGGACGAGAAAAGTTTGTGAATTGGGCCCCCAAGTTTTGGGGGACCCGGACTTGCGGCGTGGGGTGACAGACGAGGCTCATTAGAGGTGAGTGGACCTTTTGGATCTCTTTGGGAGGGGCCAGTGGGATAAGACCGATAACATCTTTGTTGAGCAGTCACTTATTCCGGGGACAGCCCCCCCTACCCcggcaagaaaaaaataactacaagGAACATTTATTAAGCCTGCCCGTGCATCAGGCCCCCAGCTTTGCTATGCACAAGCACGGGTTTAAGACgtcatttttccatttgattaaggaggaaactgaggctcaaagaaattAAGTCATGTGCCCAAGGTCTTACAGCTTATAAGtggtgggattcgaacccagatAGCTGAACCCATTTTAAGCAAAGCATGTTGTATTGGCCCTGATAGGGGGGAGAAATGAGCCTGAAAAGCACTTGGACTCTGGTTTTAACTTCCCCCCCTGAGCTTGAGTTTACCCACCCTCACTGTGAAAAGCCAGGTATGCAGTCGGTGCCTACTTAATAGAGTTGTTGATAATTAttgttctctctccccttttggTGCTTCTGTTAGCTTCCTCCATGGATCCCACCCAGCCAGCAGAGGACCTCAATCTGACCCAACAGCTCCCCATCCCAGAATTTGGGGACCCTGAGGACCCCGGGGATGAGGCCCCCGATGGCTCAGACACTGTGGTGCTCAGTCTCTTCCCCTGCACTCTGGAGCCTGGGAATCCTGAACCGGATGCTGGTGCCTCCTCACCGCAGGGTAGGTAGGATATTTCCCCTGGACACCTCCTGCCTCTAGGATGCAAGGACAATGGAATGTCATGCCCAAGATAGGACCTATGTCATTACCTTCCGTTATCTAGAATGTGTCTTCCCTCTCCAGCCAGTGGAATtgctttatgtgtatatatatatgatggctAATTCCACATACATAAAAGGTGGTATTTTAAGCAGACTTACATATAATTCAGTGCAGTAATGTGTGTAACCCCCCCCCactttcccactttctcttttgttccagagcatttccatcaccccagaaggAAACCCCGTCCCCATTAGTAAtcattctccatctctcctcctcTAGCCCGTGTCAATCActcatctttctgtctctatgggttttcctgttctggatatttcatgtaaatgaatcctacatgtggccttttgtgtctggcttctctcattCAGCATGATGgccttttttcattgttttgtttttgcttttaagtttgatttatttaagtaatctctacaccccatgtggggcttgaacacatgacccCAAGAacgagagttgcatgctcctcagactgagccaggcaggcagcaCTCAGCATGATGGTGTGGAGGCTCATCCGCATTTGCAGCATGTGTCggtgctttgttcctttttatgaccCGATAATACTCCATTCcagaccacattttaaaattttatccattcatccatcgaggGACCCTTGGGTTCTTCCTCTTTTGGTGATTGTGACTAGTGTTGCTGTACACATTTATGTGCCAGTTTTTGTCGGAACAGTTGATTTCAACTCTTTGGGGTAgatatctaggagtggaatgCTGGCTCAGATGGTGATTCTGTTAACCCTAATAAGGAcccaaggatttcttttttttttttttttaatttttttatgtttattaatttttttaaattttttatgtcttttatttatttttgatagacggagagagacagtgcgaggaggggagagtcagagagagagggagacacagaatctgaagcaggctccaggctctaagctgtcatcacagagcccgatgcggggctcgaacccacagaccgtgagatcatgacctgagtcgaagctggacgcttaaccaactgagccacccaggagccccttagtgtttattaatttttgacagacacgtgagcaggggaagggcagagagagaaggagacacagaattcgaagcaggcttccaggctctgagctcgaactcacaaaccatgagatcatgacctgagccgaagtcggccgcttaaccgactaagccacgcaggcgccctaatttattttttttaatgttttttttattgacACTGTCAATaaaacactgtcagcacagagcctgctatggggcccaaactcataaattgtgagatcaggacctgaaccaaaatagaccgactgagccacccaggtgcccctcaaggatTTCTTTTGAACACGTCTAATTCAGTCCCTCCTGGGGCCTTGGTTCCTGCTATTCCCTCTGGTGGAACACTCTACCTCTTCCCAGGGCTGGTTTTTTTCAACTGGCCAAGCTCTCAGTtggtgtcacctcctcagagtgGCCCTCCCTGACCATCCTGTGTAAAATGGACTCACCCCTTGCGCTCCCCTCTTTCCATCCTCTTCTACCTCCTTATTTCTCCTGAACACTTATGTCTCTCTTTTTGTCTGACTCCCCTGTCTTGTCCATGGAccctttgagggcagggactgtgtctcaTTTGCCCAGAACATCACCAGGTGTAGAGGGGAAAGGTGCCCCTGGGTACCCAGGAGAGCAGAGCAAGCGGTGGGGTGAGGCGCTGTCTTGGGTAGCTCCAAACCCCAAGGGTCTGGTCTGAGGCCTCAGAGACATACTAGGAGCAAGCTGaggcccttcctctctcttccaggaGGCAGCTCCCTGAAGCACTCCACGACCCTCACCAACCGGCAGCGGGGGAACGAGGTTTCGGCCCTGCCGGCCACCCTGGACTGTAAGTGGGCCTCCAATCCCTAAGGCAGGTAGTGGTAGTAGGGGCTCGTAGGTAGCAGGGGCTGAGAGGAACAACTTTGGatggggtaaactgaggcacagagcagggatGGGACAGGTGAggactctgcctctctctggcccccagcCCTGTCCATCCACCAGCTCGCGGCCCAGGGGGAGCTGAGCCAGCTGAAGGAACATCTGAGGAAAGGTGTGTGTCCACGAGTCCACTGGTGTGTCCTGTGTGTCTGACCACACGTGCTGGTGTGTGCATGTGGATACTGAAATGACCTGAGTCTCCACAAACGTACCTGTGTCCACCCGTGTGCTTCCCCCTCATGTCTGACCCCGGCCGCCCGCCCTGTCCCTGCTCCCACAGCACTGGGGAGAGTGGGCAGGGGTGCATCCCAGTGGTACCACCCCCCTCCTGCCAGGCGACAACCTCATCAACAAGCCGGACGAGCATGGCTTCACCCCCCTCATCTGGGCCTCCGCCTTCGGAGAAATCGAGACTGTCCGCTTCTTGCTCGAGTGGGTGCGtcccagcccagctcagggctccccAGGAACTTGAGGGCGGGCTGGGATCTCATCTGAGTCTGCTGGTGCCATGTTTTTAAGAAAGGGCTGCCATGGGTACCCCAGGATTCCAGAGGATGCTCCCACCCATCCCATCACCACTCTCTCTATTCCCCCCACCACAGGGTGCAGACCCCCACATCCTGGCCAAGGAGCGGGAAAGCGCCCTGTCACTGGCCAGCATGGGCGGCTACACAGACATTGTAGGGCTGCTGCTTGAGCGTGACGTGGACATCAACATCTACGACTGGGTAAGGTATCACCCACTGGCCCTGGGCACCTTGTGGGGTACCAGGCCTGCTGTGGGTACCGAGAACGTAAGACAGAACCATTCCTGAGCCTTACAGAGCTCCTAGTTTGCAGGGAGGGAAGCCAACATGTAAACAGTCAGCAGAAATGTAGTAAATAACTTTGTAATAGCAGACATACAGGCAGGTGCAAGAGCCCAGGGGTGGCCCACATAGTCCAGGGAagtcaaggagggcttcctggaagaaggggTATCTAAGCTAAGACCCAAAGGGAAAACTAGGCCAGGTGTTGAGCAGGAGGAAGAACCACATTTAATTGGAGGTTGGGGATGTTGTGAGAATTTGGAAAAGACAGAATGTTAGTTGCCCTTGCCCCTGCCTTTGACAGAATGGAGGGACGCCACTGCTGTACGCTGTGCGTGGGAACCACGTGAAGTGCGTAGAAGCTTTGTTAGGTAAGTGGGAGCCCCAGCTGGCCCACAGGAAACCCCAAGGGCCAGGGAGGAGCCCAAACTCTGCTTGAACAGCTCTTGGGATGAATGGTCCCTACCTGCTTTTCCCAGATAATTGATCTGGGGACAGGAGGTGGTAGAATTACAGGGTCTGGCTCACTGGATTGAACACCCACTGATCATGCCTCAGGGACCCTGGAGGTGGGGATTCTATTGGCCACATTCTTCGGAGCACTCAGGTTCTCATCCAGGCCCACAAGGGCAACCAGCATACCTGTGGCTATACTGTGAGGGATCACTGGATCTCCCAAGTCTCCATGCCCCATTTtgggctcccagcctccctgcctctccagcaGCACCTGCTTTGCTTTGCAGCCCGAGGAGCTGATCTCACCACGGAGGCTGACTCCGGCTATACCCCAATGGACCTTGCTGTGGCCCTGGGATATCGGAAAGGTCAGCCTGAGACACATAGGGCAGTGACAGTGTGCTGTAGGCAGATAACCACAGATGGGTACACAGGACATCCCCTCTTGGATGTCAGATGCTAGCGGTGAGCGTGTCCATGTTAGCATACATCTAGTGCCACTGTGTACCCAGCCTGGGCATGTGCAGGAGGCTGACATGTGAGAGTGACTGGGTTCATGATGGGATACACACAGGCACTGGGAGGATGGGACCCTCGCAGAGGATGCCAAGGATGAGGGGCCAGGCCACAGTGTGCAGGGTCGTTGAAGCCGGCCCTCTCCATGGCAGGAGGTGGCTGTGGGTAGGGGCCATAGGTTGCCCCAGTTTGCTCCCCACTTCCCCTTACAGCTtccccatccataaaatggggagatCCTAATAGAACTGACCCCTTGGGGTCATGGTTGGGGGCGTTGAGGACCTGGGAAATttctcctcctgccttccaagtTTTATTCCATTTGGGACAGAAGTCACTCCTCACAGCCTCTCTCATCCTTTCTTAAAACTCACCAGTCAACAGTTTTGtttggtaaagattttttttttttactgtaaaaagcctccaaaaatgtatttttgcacACTGAGGAGAAGTTGAGTTTCTtggcctgggggcctcagtcttCCCAGCTGTGCTCTGGGAAGAGTGTAGATTTCCCCGCATATGAAGTAAGTCCTCTGTCCGTGTTCCAGGGCTTGGAGATCCTCGCTCATCCCCTGAGAGGGGTACGGTTCTCATGCTGGGGCACCCCAGCTCCCCCCCCAAGGGAACTGTCCAGTTTGGCCTGTGCTTCCGCAGCCTGCATTCAATTCACAGCCCaccttttccctttcctgtttccAGTGCAACAGGTGATTGAGAACCACATCCTCAAACTCTTCCAGAGCAACCTGGTGCCCGCAGATCCTGAGTGAAGGCTGCCTGCTGGGGACTCAGATACTCAGGGAACAAAACAGTTGATGCAGAGCTGGGGGAACCCAGAACTGGCTTCAAAGGCAGCTCCTGGACAGACCGTGGGAGGGGATCCTTCCCAAGAGGAACCAATAAACCTTCTGTGCATAACTTGAAGGACCTCACTGTGCTTCCccaagggcttcctggaggagtcaGCTACCCAGTGGCCTCACACCCTCTCCCCCAGCACACGCAGGTGGTAGATGACAACTCGACCAAAAAAATCAGTGGTGtcctcaaatgtcaccttcagCCGGTCCACTTCGGCAACTGGCACAGGGAAGGTGTGAGCATAGGCAGTCAAGGGAAATAAGTAGTTCATCATTTCCCATCTGCCAACCCCCAGGGAAGACGCCACCAATGTACTGGGTGACCCAGCACACTGTGAGCCCTTCTGAAGCTCTCACACAGGACAGGTCACCATCAGTTCACTTTACAGTTGAAGACATGGAGGTCCAGAGCCCACCTGCTCAAGGGCACACACCAGTGGCACAggccactcccccacccccacctcagagGCTCAGGAAGGATATCTGAAGTGAGTTGCTGTCCTGAGGGTAGAAGTCCACAATCTTGCTAAGAGGCTCACTCCCCTGGGACCCTGCAACAGAGAAAGGGGCAGGTTGTGAGGCAGGGGTGCCCTCTCCAAACCCCCACCTTCCAGAGCCTTCCAGTACCTTCCAGGTGGCCCCAGCGACTGGAGAAACCCC encodes:
- the NR2C2AP gene encoding nuclear receptor 2C2-associated protein; its protein translation is MTHSLVCPETVSRVSSVLNRNTRQFGKKHLFDQDEETCWNSDQGPSQWVTLEFPQRIRVSQLQIQFQGGFSSRWGHLEGSQGSEPLSKIVDFYPQDSNSLQTFPVPVAEVDRLKVTFEDTTDFFGRVVIYHLRVLGERV
- the RFXANK gene encoding DNA-binding protein RFXANK, which codes for MDPTQPAEDLNLTQQLPIPEFGDPEDPGDEAPDGSDTVVLSLFPCTLEPGNPEPDAGASSPQGGSSLKHSTTLTNRQRGNEVSALPATLDSLSIHQLAAQGELSQLKEHLRKGDNLINKPDEHGFTPLIWASAFGEIETVRFLLEWGADPHILAKERESALSLASMGGYTDIVGLLLERDVDINIYDWNGGTPLLYAVRGNHVKCVEALLARGADLTTEADSGYTPMDLAVALGYRKVQQVIENHILKLFQSNLVPADPE